From the genome of Triticum aestivum cultivar Chinese Spring chromosome 1A, IWGSC CS RefSeq v2.1, whole genome shotgun sequence:
ACAATCGGCTGTTTTATGTGAAGTTCAGAAGGGAAGGGACTATTGTAGGGTCACAATTGGTTCACACCAGCTAAACACAGTGATGTCATGCCATGTCAATGTAAACGCCGGAAAGATGAAACCTGTCCATGTGAAGATATATGGCTAACGTATCAAACAGACGATCATACTTCGGTAAAGCACATCCAGATGATTACCGGTTAGTGGTAATGGTAACTAGAAAAAAGGCATCAAAATGACAACTTTAAATCACAAACTTTCACTAGACAATACGGCTCCCTATGTCAGAGCCTCAGAGGCAGCTGTTTGACTTGGTCTATTGGTAAGTTTCAAATTCCAGAAGAATGGGCAAATCGACAAGTTACACAAATGtgttactccctccggtcctttttactccgcatattagagttgtatcaagtcaaactttgtaaactttgaccaaatttatattaaaaaatatcaacatatacaataccaaatatatatactatgaatctacatttcataatgaatccAATAATATTAATTTGACAATATGAaaaatttggtcaaagtagagatgctttgactttggacaaaacttatatgcagactaaaaaggaccggagggagtacaaaatatcATGAGTACATAATAATTTAAGTTTCACAATAGGAGAACGAACCCATTACTGCTATCAATATTAGAAGATAACAAAACGAAATAATCTCTCTTTAATCTAAAATTGATTCCTCATCCTGGATCCAACTAAAAAAATCCTGGATCCACGTCATTCCAAACATAGCCAACTACTGTCTCCACTGGAACTGTCGTGTCACTCCACTAACTTTCGCGTCTAATCATGTGCTAAACCCTCAAACCGCCGCTTCACACCATACTACCTATACCTCTCACTGTTCTTTTGTTTCACAAACGAGGAGCGATACTCAAATTTTCGTTGACGGTTCATCGATCTGCAGCTGCCACTTCTGTCAATATCGGAAGCCTTTGGGGTCGCGTGGGTAGGGTAGTACAGGGAAGAGCGTCCAAGCGGCGATAGACACGGAGAAAGCCGTGCACATCTGTGCCTGGTTGTAGATGCCTTCAGATGCAAAGCCTGACCCTGCTGCTGCTGGCGAGTAACCCAAGGAAGAAAGATGGGGTATATTGTGGAGATGGGCGGTTGTTCAAAAATGATGCATTGTTAAACattactccctccttcccataacATAGGACGTTTTTTTATACTAGTGtagtttcaaaaaacgtcttacattatgggacgcaGGGACTACTATTTGGTTTCTGCCAGAATTCATCACATCTTGATGAAGCAATTTTCTAGCCCCCAACCAACATTCCCTTTATGAGGGACTGATTGAGCCTATGCAGTGTTCGCCGTACAGCCTTATTGATTGTGTTCAAGTCATATTTAATCCAAATATGCGAACATGTACTGTGCAACTTATGAGCAAATGCTTTGATTTAGGCATATTATTATTATAACATACCCATCTCTCAAATTGCTTACTGACCAGTCGCTGCCTCAAGGAAAACACGGGAATAAGACTATCTTCACACAGAGAAGAAAGATAATAATATAGACTATCTTCATCACCATAACGTATTTTTTTTCTTAGTGTGGTAAAAGAAGAAAAAATGATGAGAGCACAAAATAACTGACTTCTTTTATTGCAATACAAATACAAATGTCTATACTAATATGTAAGTGCACGTAACAGAATATCATCACAAGGCAGATTATCATATTATCTTTACATAAATCAGATGTGCCTTCTTTGTTATTTAATCTTGACACGAGATATGTAGTGAAATGAGTACAAGGAACTTACTTTGGTCCAACGGCTAGTTGGGATTATATCCTTACATTCTCGAAGCATTGATTTGAAGTCAGTTATGACAGCATTTCGCGCTGATTGAACTTTCTCTTCAAGAGCCCTCACCCTGCTCAAACATTTGAAAATGTGTCAAGTAAATGTTGATAACCCAATGGTTTGATTTGAAAGATGAAACTGAAATTCAATAGGCGGCCATACTTCTCCTTGAAAAGAGCCTCCCTTTCTTTTTTATCCAAGGCTACAAATCTTGGGTCAGCACCCCATTTTCTTTCGAAATCCTGGTAACCTGGTTTTGAATCGATGCCCTGCAATGTATGTATTAAGGCATGACATTCAAGAAAGCAGCAGTTGCAAAAATAAGCAGCCATCGGATGCCCTAATTTAAAGGAAAACCTCAAGTAACTTGTAAAATGAATTAATAGCAATTAGTGAACCTCAGATGCTTCTTCTAATAGCTGTTTATATGCCTCAACGGCAGCCTTCTGAGCAGCTCTCTTCTCTTTTCGTTCCTCGTCAGCACGTGTCCGAACAAAGTGGTCAAATATAGCCCGTCTAGTCGAGTGACTTGGAATAGCCTGTAGTGGGGCAATCTACAGTTAGTATCATTTGAATATAGAATTACTGCTGTAAAGCTAATAGTAGCAGCaggcaaaccaaaagaaaatatattgtactccctccgttccataattcttgtcgaactaaaatatgacaagaattatggaacagagggagcgCCTTACTACAGTAATAAGCATTATAAAGTAAGTTTCATGTATTTCATGTATGCCAAGTAATCAGTACTTCTACTTAAGCAGGAAGAAATACAATTTAGGGCCTACTTTGGAAAAGGGCAAATTTAGTGTTCTGAACATACAGTGTAGCAATCAGCTAATCATAATTGTTGTACTCCAACATGAGGTTTTGCTTGGAGCCTTGGATACAAATACAACATAACCAGGATTAGAAAAACAGAGCATAAATGGGCAGTTTGGCATTTGCTATGATGTGCAGCATTGAGCTCCTGAATTTAGTTACTTATGCAGAATCTTTCCTGATTCGAGTAAACTTATTGTTATGGCTCTAAAGAAGAGGTTACCACAACCAAAAGTAGTAACACAGAAGCTACTTAAAGATAAACCAGAACCACAAGCACACAGAACACAGATTCTCTGAATGAGTAATCGCTGTAATTTGAACACAGATCACAATGAACTAGGTTCGTCAGTTTTTTTCCAGTTCGAAGGACAGGAGTTAGCCTTGAACAGCAGATACTCATAAGGACACTTTAGAGTTTACCTTTAACTGCAATCACAGTAAATCTACAGACATAACCACCAATTACAGTATCAATTCAATTACAGAAAGAAGGCACTGACTTTGCATCATTGAAACTTGAACCAAGTTGGATAGCTACGGTTATTTATTTTGATAGGATTAGGAAACTATATCACTGCCTTGAAAGGGAACACCTGGTGCAGAAGGAgcaaagaaacaaaaagatcctTGAGATCATTGGTCAGCATTCACTTTGTTATCCTTGTGACAAATGATAAGTCAAGATATGTTCAGGCTCGCTCTGGCTTTCGGCCAAGAATAAACAGAAAAGCATATAAACGGTTAGGTGTAATGTTATTCTCAGTATTCAGTCATGCAGAAAATCCAACAGTCCATTTAGAAGTTTCTAGTATTTCAATGAAAACCATCTGAATCAAAACTTCTCTTTGTGCGCTATGCGGGAGCTCTCCTCTTTCATACTACTATAGCACTCGGCAATCATAACTCTACACATAAACTACTTGGAAGAAAGATAATGCACCCATACAAGTAGAAATCAACTATGAAAAATTCTACATGGAGAGGAAGTGTCCCTGTTGGCCACAAATGATACTATGGAAGCAGGAGTACGGTCACAAACTTGGCAAACCATAAAGATCTCATGAAAGGCTATAATGACCAATTTCACAAACCTTAAATCGTGAATCGAATACTATTTTTGGCAGTTCCTTCTCCCACTTTGAAAATGGTGCTACTCCTCGTTCCTTTAGCATTTTCTGTGAAAGTTTAAAATGAACCCATGTCATGTTATTACTTCACAGCACCAACAAAAATCAGCAAATTTCATAAATAAACAATTTGCATTCAGTTATCTTGGTTCCGAATAACATAAAGTAGACAAAATTTCGCCTTGCCAAAAAAACCATGAAATAGCATATGGTTACATAATACAAACGAATTGAAAAGGCATCAAAGTTCATTGTCTTAAACTAGCATTTCAGGGAAAACCAAATCTTGTGGAGGAGAAAAAAGCTCCCTCGACATCTATTCTGAAATTCAAAATAACATCATGAAAATTACCTTAAACTCACGAATACAATCCTCTTTACTTGGTCCATGTTCCTCATCATCTGAATCTGAAGAGGAATCTGACATATTTTCATTGCCATTGTTATCCTTTGATTTCTCACCATTTTTTGAACCTTGCTGTTCCTTAGGTGCACCATCAGCTGGTTTAGATCCATTCAACTCGGATGCACTAGATGATGGAGTAGCAAGAGGAGAGGACACACTGAAAGCACCAGCGTCCTGCAATTTCTTCTTTATCAAATCCAAAGCAGAAGGCGATGCAGGGGCAACTGTTTGCCGAAGTGGCAACGAATCACGGCCACCTGTCTGTAAGGCAGGAGTACTTATTTCACCACTCGCCTCTCCCTTATTTGCTACTGTGCCAGCATCCTGCAGTGAAGTTGAACTTCCTTTCAAGTTGCCAGAATCAGCATTCTTGTTGAGTTCAGCCACCTCCGGCGGAAGTTGCCAGCTGCTAACCTGTTCAGCATCAGAATTAAGCCATATACTATAACAAATTCATGCGATACTGGAAGGCTACCCCACCAACCCAATGTAGTATATGTGCTGAGCTTCAAAACCATCATCAAGCACATACCTTTTGTTTATTGTCATAGTAATATTTCTTTCCATCACTTGTAGTTACTATGCTCCAGTCTGTGCCAGCAATTTTGTCCCTGACAAAGTGACAAAATGTAAGGTCCATGAAACACTATTTGTGGGCATGCACAGAAAAACAAATTGGCATGTTTATTCAGGTGAAGAGCAAAAGACCAAAGTGGATAAAGACATTCATAACAATGGCAGCTTCCAGAAATTTACATGCATGTTTGGAACACACTAGAAAGCCATTCAATTATTACAGCAGTCTGCACAAATTCATATATTCCTTGCAGGGCCTACATAGGGTTGGTCCTGACATGCAAAAGTGCATTTATGATAATATCTTAGATGGGTAGTATGGTAcgagccatggacaggggtgcatggaagctttgctatccatgtgccagaaccatgagttggttgcgagatcttatgggtttcacctctagcctacccccacttgtttgggactaaaggctttgttgttgttgttgttgttgttattgttgttgttgggtAGTATGTTACCAATCTAGATGGACAGGAAAAGTTGTTCAACAACATCTCAAACATTGATATTTCGCTGTATAATACTGCAATCATATTGAGCTGGAATACAACAAATAGAACATGTGAAATCATGCCAGATAATACAAGAAAACTAAAATATCCTGCCTTGTGGCGCCAATATCAAAATGTAACCAAGAGCAGGCTGGTCTTTTACACTACTCATAATTGCATTTTGTGGTTTATACTTTATACTATTTACCGATCGTCCCACATTTAACAAGACCTTATAATTAGTTGCTGTGCACATTATCATCCACAGGAAATTGTAGGTACAAGATGTTTTGTAAAACGCCTAAGAGTATAGAAGTGGGTCTGATCAAATTCAAGAAGGTTCTTACAACCCTcatatgccaacataaaattagcCAAAGTAGCACAGGGTAAAATGAGCAGTTGCACGACATACCAAGAAGCTGGAACTGGTTGAGCTGCAACCTTCTCGAGCTATAGCAGAACAGGAAAAATGAGTTAGTTACATTGTGGTGCTAAATTGCCATGTCACAGACTAGAATGAAGTTATATTACTTGATAAAGCTATTCTTCGGTGCAACTACCTCCCCCTTATAACCAGGTGGTCTTTGATAAGTTGATTCCCCTGTCAAGGCATTGTAATAATATAAAACACCGGCTTCTGTTTTGTGTGCAGACCATGCATCTGAATCCTGAACTCCGGCCATACTTCTGTCCTCCAGCCCTTCAGCATTACACATAAATCATAAGAACTGGAGAATTAACAGGAACACCAAGACTCAACACGAACATCAGCTCCAGTAAAAAGAATACCTGTTGGATGTTGTTCAACTGAAGTATGAATGGACTGCACAGATCCTGGATTTACGGATGGTTGTTCTTTGGGATCACCAGTTGTAATGCCTGGTGGTTGGATGTTGGGCAAGGATGTAGTCACAGAAGAAGTTCCAACCATTGGTGTACCAAGAGGTCCAAGAGAGCCCGGTGGATATGAATGGAAGGGAGCCTGCTGAAAGCCAGTAGGTTGTGGAGGATATCCCCATAAAGGTTGAGGTGGATTACCAGGCGCTGAAGGATAGGATGGGGCTGAAGGATAGGATGGATAAAACTGTTGCTGAGTTGCCCGTGGAACAGCACCTGGTGCAGCACCTGATGGTGATGTTTGAGGCAAAGATGGGGCTGGACCTGTAGGCCTCTGAAGGAGGCTtggtggagttgacaagtttgaaGGACGTTGTCCAGGTGCAGAACCCCCAACAGCCCCAAATCCCTCAGGACGAGGTGGCAGTGACTGCACTGTATGGGGACTTACCTCTGGGGCACTTGGGGCATCCGACTTGGAAGCACCAACATCCAGGTTACCctgtaataattcaaaaaaatattaGTGCCTCATTGACAAGATTCAAGCATATGGCAGCAAGCCAATCGAAGCATGCAGTGCTAAAAAaaagctggagggctcgggggtcaGGACTGTGCCTGTTGTGGGTTTGCACCATAAAGAATATTGGGCATCCTGGGTGGCACTGGAAATGGCAACCGAATAGATGCAGGAGGATTTGGTGCCATAGGTCCAGGGAATGGTGCACCTGGGCGAGGCAATTGCCCAGGAGCAGGAGGTTGCAAGGATGCTGGTGGAGCAAACATAGGGACTTGGACAGCATGGTTTGTCCTCTGAAAGAAAAGGTGGCATTAAGTGTTAGTGCGTTACAGAAGAGGATCGGTTCATTAAAAACTAATAACAAGAACAATAGTaatgctagtaataataaagccaTGAGAAATTACAGTGTCAAGTTGAAACTGCTGACCAGTAGGCAGGCTAGCATTGGCATGTGAGACTACATTATATGAGAAAGAAGGCCTGTTCCCAAAATACTGCCGTGGAGCTGGTGGCTGGAGAGCCGCTGGAGGCATTGGACGAGCCATCAGAGCCTGGAAAGGAAGAATGGTAAGAATACTAGTTATGATAATCTAACTTGAACATCGTTGAGTTGTTTTGCAGCGATCATAAATTTAGGTGTCAATAGTCAAATTTCTTTTACTCCTTTATTAAATGTTGCAGAAGCAGGATGCAAAGCCATGTACGTTTAGTTCCATTAAGAATTTTCAGTTGACTAATCATGAAGGCTACAGAAATGAAACATGCAGCAGGTTTATTACTGATTGAATAGGCTTCTAGGCATTCATATGAAAATTTCAGAATTCTTTATGCAAAGGTTCACGTCAGACGTCCGTGGACCGTGATAGAGAAAGGTAACCTATCTGTGTTTTCTGTCAGATGAAAAATCAAGCCAAAGAATGTTTTACCAAATGAAGGTCAAAAACAGTGCAGCAGGCATAACAACAAAGTTTCAACATAATTGCAACATAGTAACATACACCTAAAAGAACAATTTATTTGACAAAAGCATGAACTAGGCATTCATGTTGAAGCTAACAGAAACAAACAAATTATCGTTTTTTTAACCGGAGTGATATATGAACCTCTTGGCAGGAGGACTAAAGTAGGATTATATATCAGTTTGAAATTACTAAGTTCAGAGTGTCCCTACATAAACAATACAAGGGACAGGCTTCTGCAATCAAAAATTGCATCATATATCTGCGGCTCAGCACCTATCATCAGAACTAAGTCACTAACCAAAATATATTCCCCGGCAATGCTAGCACCATGTATCCTTTGAACAAAGTTATAGCATTACCTATGCGGATCATACACCAAAATGCATGAGAGAAACAATTTTCTTAAATGAACGTCTGTtaatagttactccctccgtccaaattagatgactcaactttgtactactctttagtacaaagttgagtcatctaatttggaacggagggagtaggttataAGCATATAAGCTGAAGAAAGGGATAGGATACTGATACTCTACCGGAGCGGAAGCTAGCTGCTGGTGGGCCAAACCGCTGCCCATATGCTGCGAGGGCGGCGCCCTGGGCAGAACGTTGTAAGAGAACGCGGGCGCCGGAGACGACGCCGGAGGCGCCATGTACGCCGGCGAGCCAGCGAactgcggccgcggcggcggcggccctggAGCGGCAGCCGAGGCAGGGGAAGCAGGCGGCGGTAGCACTGCGGCActcgaggtggaggtggaggtagGAGTGGTAGCGGGCGGGGCATCCCCAGCTGCCACCTCTTCCACCGCTGGGGCCGCCGCAACGGCGCCAAGATCGGATGCTTCCTCTGGTTCCGCCACTGGGGCAGCTTCCTCAGCCCGAGATGGCTCATCCGGCTGCGGGTTGGCAGCGTCGGAGGCGACCACCTCCGGCGTCGCCATGGGAGTAGAGTGTGGCCTAGGGTTTTGTGAGGCGAACGGGGCCGGACGGGCGTCGCGAGAGAGAAGCAGCCAACGGATGAAGAGAAAATTAGACAGGGCGGAATCTTTGAATGAACCGTGGCTAATCAGGCTTGGGCTCGGCAGCACCTGAAAGGCCCACAATCTATGCGGTCCGTttggttttgtttaaaaaaaactagggTCCGTTTGGTTCGGGGGTTAGGTTTGGATGGGTGTGGATATCCCCGCCTCACAAGGGATAGCCTCCTTTTCCATACGGATCAGCCGATTGATTAAATTAGTCGCGTCGTGAGCCATCGGATTCGTCCCTTCACAGATATTGGATCAGTCAATGCATGGCGCATCGCCCTCATCCCATCACCCCTAGCCGCAtcgaagcaaaaaaaaaaaaaaaaaaaacaagtcaGCGGCGCTCCATCGCAACCTGTCGCAACATCGACGAAAAGCCGGTGATGCTTCATTGCAGCGCCACACCGGCGTAACGGTGCTCCAATGCAACACCGACGGCTCGTCGTAGCTTCATCGCAGCGACGGAAGCCGGCGGTGCTTCATTGCACCTCCGACAACGGAGCGGTGGTGCTCCCATTGGTCACGGCATTAACGAGATCGAGCACTCCCTAACTCCGGCGGACATGCTCCCAACTCCACTACTCGGGGCTCACAGCACGCCTCCGCTCGCAGCAGGGTTGCGAAGGCAAAAAAGACGGAATCACGAGGCGAGGTGGAAGGAGATGGATTCATGATGGAAGAAAAAATGTGAGGTGAGGACGAAGGTAGAATAAAGGGGAAAGGGAAAAGAATAAGGCGTATGTGCATTTGGGGCCCACGTGGGACAAACGTCGATAGGACGAGGTGATTTACGCGTTGTGTGGATCAGCTGGTTCATTTGAGCACTTTTCCTTTTCTGGTTGGTTGAGTAGGGTGATAGGTGGTTGGAGATAGCCAAGTATGTGTTTGGTTTTGATGGATGAGTGGTGGGTAAAAAATGTGAAAATAGTAACTAGTGAACATTTGCCAATGAGAAACTGTTAGTGAACGCCCTACCTGCCACACGATCTTGATCCTACGGTGCAATTTGGATGACTTTTTTACACTCAAAATTAAAGAAATACCATTGCAGTTTTGTGAACCACCCAAGTTCTCTAAATACATTGAAACTGCCAGACTAACATTCGCAAATGCCATCTCTCGTGGCCAACGTTTATCAGATATGCCAACCCTAAAAGTTATGATGAGCTTTTCTTATTGAGGTTGTTATATTGCCATATAAGTGCATCGCCAAGGCGGACCCTCAAACCATCCGCATACGTCTGGGCCGCGTTGTCTGGACACGGTTTGCCATCCAATGCGGGCCTGTATAGGTCCACTGAGCGGTCTGGACGTACTTTTTTCGGCAAACCCGAGACAAACGTGGGGCCTTGCGAGAGTCCACGTAGGACTCGGACACCCTCAGCCCACCCAAAAACCCTTCCGGACCCCGCGCCTCCATCCTCCTCATTTTCTCTTATTTCTTTTTTCTCCCCTACCTTCGTCGTCACTCCACCACCCCGGCCTCTACGCCACACCCCTGCGGGAACTTTACGTCTTCGTCATCTCCAGCGTTCCAGTCGGGCTCTACCCCGCTTCTCCTAAGTCGTTGTTCAACTTCTCTCCTCCGACCGCCTCGCTAGGTACCATCCACTACTACTATACTCACCATGCCCCGGCACTTGTTCGATGCATTGTTGAAGCTAGAAAATTTGTCCCTTCTTCTTTCAGGCAATGGAATCTgatttggagtacatatacaagAACTATGTTGAGTCGTCTGACGGCTCGTCCGACGAGGAGAACTACACAAATGAGACGGCGATGATGCAGGCGGTCTTGAAGACGTGGGGCGTGCAGAGGAGCATGTTAGAGAAGCTTCGTCTTTCATCTATCATTGATGATTTAGAAGCTTTGGCGGAGGTTAGACCTCTATCTGAGCATGAAATGGAGATCAAGAGTCATTCGAATGCATAGATAGCTAGGCTGTTGCGTGGAGAGGAACTCATATGGTACCAACTTTCTAACCCCCAATTTATCCTGAAAGGCGATTCGAATAATAGATATTTCCatgacgcggaggagcttgtgcaggtgtgaaggggggccggagggggtggcgggcggggtgagggtttttgtgacatggggatggtgagggttttctttttttttaattgggtggtgagggttttctgtcccacaaagagtttcgaaggcaacggtttgctagagccaaccgtgtgtgattgacgtaacaggcaaaatgaaagtcattacacacggttccaattttggaaACCGTGTGTCAttgaagtactacctccgtcctggtttattgcccccctttgtaatttgtaccaaattttgatcaaatatttaactaacaaatgtttatgcacatcaccaaaaattatatcattgaacactatccctattgcaggatgctgctaacgcgacactacgattagagacacTTCGACAAAATTGTGtacaatgcaataatcgcaaatgatggtgtaaaaaaaccatcaaaaatgtgcaaaacatttgcgatggaggatgcatcaaacacggttcagattgtagttgcatgtgcgatgcagggcatacagttcaactcaattaactgtttgcgatgaggaggaacaaaagaaacggataGCCAGACAAAGATGTGtgcaatatacagcatacggttcactcggatgaactgtttgtgattaggcaacacaaaaaaaaactatcagccagatcaaggtgtgtgcgatatacgtcatGCGGTTcaattggatgaactgtttgtgttgagacatgagaacaaaaacggttcaaactaacaagatgtgtgtgatacgcggacaaacaagtctgtaatcggaaatgtgtgtgaagaccgataacaacatagatgattactgctaacaagctatgtgtgttgtgagcaaacgcttgctggtatacaattgtgagtgattgatgaaaacatcaccgacgggttccattgtttagtccgtgtgcgatgtgattttctctgtccgcacaacatctatgctctatctacagagcatcaacatatatacttaaaaatacagtattgcataaccaaattaagcatacaactAAATCATTGTTGGCGCGCTTTGCCGCGCCCATGCATTTCTTCGGTATAATGGTAGGAAATTCGTAAATATATGATGAAATGAAATATGGATGTTAAATACTCTCTTCGTCCATAATATAAGACATTATTACATTCAATATGCTAATATAAGACGTTATTACATACAATATGCAAGCATATTGAATGTAATAACGTCTTGTTTTATGGAACTGAGGGAGTACAACAAAATAAGTTGCTTGGGTTTAAGGACAACAAACTGAATATTCAGGTTAGCAAAACAGAGCACTGGCACTTGTTTTAGCAGCGTAATGTGTGTACTGCAGTTGCAAGATCAGACACTAAAATCTTATTCTAACCAGCTGCAAGTTTTAGCAACAGCATCAGGTTGTAAGGTAAAAATACAGCTCTAAGGTTGATGTACAATCAGCCTTAAACTGAAATCATAAACACCCATCAACTTGTTTGATCTTCGTTTTCCCTATTTTTTAGCCTAGCTCGTTGTTCTTGCCCATCATACGAAACACTTGGTTCTTGATTTCACATCTTATTGGCAGTTTATCAACTCATCATTTGATAACCCTAGTCCTCGTTGATGCACTGATTTGTTTTGTTTCATAATCTGTAGTAATAAATATATTATAAAGGGATGATAAATTGGTGAAAGTGTAGTTTTATCTATTGTATACCAGCAATTATATTGAGCATCAGACCATTACAAACCATTATATCAAGTAAAAAAATTATTTTAAAGGTTTAATAATACTATCAGCCAAAAAACATGTAATCATGAAATGCAGATTAGCAATAAGTGCTTGTCATCAAAACATCAGGAGAAGTAtacaaaaagaaaggaaaaacaatTCCATGCTTTTGAAATTTGAATAAATAGGTTGATTTTTCCAGTTCTTGTAAGTTCACAGCAAAGAACAAATATGTATGTCATCAAAGGGACCATGACATTACTACACCATCTAGGAAAAGTCATTATTACCCGTCTTTACAAATGTTAGATTAACCCTCACTATTTTAAGAGAAAACCTTCACTGCGTGATCTCGATTATATCAGTATGAGTATTGTTTTTTATCCCGTACTTTGCATAATTTGTCCAACTAAATGTTGCATTTGTGTGACCTTGTAAGATTAGCAGGATAGTAATTGATAATACTATTTCACAAAATAAGAGACATAGTTAAGTTTACAGTCTAAATATTGAACAATAAAAAGGCGAGACAACAAAAGATACTGCTTTTACTTTATAACCTGAAGCACCACAAAGGGAAACATCACAAAAGTTTCTAGAAGTTATACTTCTACAACATCATAACCTGAAGGCAAGTATGTACCTGAGATAATCGATTGAACGCAAAGATCCATTTTACTTGGAGCATGCTGGAAATCAGATCAACAAATAGAGAATTATAGAAGAAAATTAAAAGCCACTATCCACCAGAGATTCAAAACTGAAGAATTCCTCAAATGTCGTAGTAATAAACTGTCCAGCAGCCATCGGAGATTAAAGTAAAGAAATCCCAAATCAATATGCCAAAACCAGCCTCCAAGTTTTACCCAAATTAGTTG
Proteins encoded in this window:
- the LOC123046373 gene encoding pre-mRNA-processing protein 40C isoform X1; this encodes MATPEVVASDAANPQPDEPSRAEEAAPVAEPEEASDLGAVAAAPAVEEVAAGDAPPATTPTSTSTSSAAVLPPPASPASAAAPGPPPPRPQFAGSPAYMAPPASSPAPAFSYNVLPRAPPSQHMGSGLAHQQLASAPALMARPMPPAALQPPAPRQYFGNRPSFSYNVVSHANASLPTGQQFQLDTRTNHAVQVPMFAPPASLQPPAPGQLPRPGAPFPGPMAPNPPASIRLPFPVPPRMPNILYGANPQQGNLDVGASKSDAPSAPEVSPHTVQSLPPRPEGFGAVGGSAPGQRPSNLSTPPSLLQRPTGPAPSLPQTSPSGAAPGAVPRATQQQFYPSYPSAPSYPSAPGNPPQPLWGYPPQPTGFQQAPFHSYPPGSLGPLGTPMVGTSSVTTSLPNIQPPGITTGDPKEQPSVNPGSVQSIHTSVEQHPTGLEDRSMAGVQDSDAWSAHKTEAGVLYYYNALTGESTYQRPPGYKGELEKVAAQPVPASWDKIAGTDWSIVTTSDGKKYYYDNKQKVSSWQLPPEVAELNKNADSGNLKGSSTSLQDAGTVANKGEASGEISTPALQTGGRDSLPLRQTVAPASPSALDLIKKKLQDAGAFSVSSPLATPSSSASELNGSKPADGAPKEQQGSKNGEKSKDNNGNENMSDSSSDSDDEEHGPSKEDCIREFKKMLKERGVAPFSKWEKELPKIVFDSRFKAIPSHSTRRAIFDHFVRTRADEERKEKRAAQKAAVEAYKQLLEEASEGIDSKPGYQDFERKWGADPRFVALDKKEREALFKEKVRALEEKVQSARNAVITDFKSMLRECKDIIPTSRWTKVKENFRSDPRYKAVKHEERENAFNEYIAELKSAEREVEQAAKAKVDEQAKLRERERETRKRKEREEQEMERVKLKIRRKDATSSYQALLVETIKDPKASWTESKPKLEKDPQGRAVNPDLGQGEAEKLFREHVKDLYERCRRDFRALLSEAIAPDAATRTTEGGKTVVISWSEAKDLLRSDPRYSKVASKDRESMWRRYADDMVRKLKQPDTEKPDTNARQQQQRQQQRRSSDPPRRR
- the LOC123046373 gene encoding pre-mRNA-processing protein 40C isoform X4; the protein is MPMLACLLRTNHAVQVPMFAPPASLQPPAPGQLPRPGAPFPGPMAPNPPASIRLPFPVPPRMPNILYGANPQQGNLDVGASKSDAPSAPEVSPHTVQSLPPRPEGFGAVGGSAPGQRPSNLSTPPSLLQRPTGPAPSLPQTSPSGAAPGAVPRATQQQFYPSYPSAPSYPSAPGNPPQPLWGYPPQPTGFQQAPFHSYPPGSLGPLGTPMVGTSSVTTSLPNIQPPGITTGDPKEQPSVNPGSVQSIHTSVEQHPTGLEDRSMAGVQDSDAWSAHKTEAGVLYYYNALTGESTYQRPPGYKGELEKVAAQPVPASWDKIAGTDWSIVTTSDGKKYYYDNKQKVSSWQLPPEVAELNKNADSGNLKGSSTSLQDAGTVANKGEASGEISTPALQTGGRDSLPLRQTVAPASPSALDLIKKKLQDAGAFSVSSPLATPSSSASELNGSKPADGAPKEQQGSKNGEKSKDNNGNENMSDSSSDSDDEEHGPSKEDCIREFKKMLKERGVAPFSKWEKELPKIVFDSRFKAIPSHSTRRAIFDHFVRTRADEERKEKRAAQKAAVEAYKQLLEEASEGIDSKPGYQDFERKWGADPRFVALDKKEREALFKEKVRALEEKVQSARNAVITDFKSMLRECKDIIPTSRWTKVKENFRSDPRYKAVKHEERENAFNEYIAELKSAEREVEQAAKAKVDEQAKLRERERETRKRKEREEQEMERVKLKIRRKDATSSYQALLVETIKDPKASWTESKPKLEKDPQGRAVNPDLGQGEAEKLFREHVKDLYERCRRDFRALLSEAIAPDAATRTTEGGKTVVISWSEAKDLLRSDPRYSKVASKDRESMWRRYADDMVRKLKQPDTEKPDTNARQQQQRQQQRRSSDPPRRR